Proteins co-encoded in one Pongo pygmaeus isolate AG05252 chromosome 23, NHGRI_mPonPyg2-v2.0_pri, whole genome shotgun sequence genomic window:
- the TMEM191C gene encoding transmembrane protein 191C isoform X1, whose protein sequence is MCRATLGLPLPPIVIQPARRSLPPIVTPASRRLGPRGRRHLGSVSTAMAATQELLLQLQKDNRDGRQRKQELEKLMRGLEAESESLNRRLQDLSERERSLLRRQSQAAQPLQEEAREAARERAERVRRRLEEAEHHKEDLEQHSRQLQEQWEELSSQLFYYGGEPQSQKSTEQQLAAQLVTLQNELELAETKCALQEEKLQQGALQTAEAWAIFQEQTVVLQVRPHSDAKVPLASPSPDLGRCDGQLRGVQYSTQSLMEEMARADRVSACAGPGGVGWSGTRLPIPPAVPPLPPPGNRAGAAGAEVAGCSPLSPQEMRLFGGPGALAISRRCVLGSLQVLLTLPLLFLGLSLLWTVLLDPGAVSAWLWSLTSETTLRRLRYTLSPLLELRANGLLPT, encoded by the exons ATGTGTCGGGCTACGCTCGGGCTTCCCCTGCCGCCCATTGTGATCCAGCCCGCTAGGCGCTCCCTGCCGCCCATTGTGACGCCTGCCAGCCGCAGGCTGGGTCCCCGAGGCAGGCGGCATTTAGGCTCGGTCTCCACAGCCATGGCCGCGACGCAGGAGCTGCTGCTGCAGTTGCAGAAGGATAACCGAGATGGTCGCCAGCGGAAGCAGGAGCTAGAGAAGCTGATGCGCGGGCTTGAGGCCGAGAGCGAGAGTCTCAACCGGCGCCTGCAGGACCTGAGCGAGCGGGAGCGAAG CCTGCTGCGGAGGCAAAGCCAGGCAGCGCAGCCTCTGCAAGAGGAGGCGCGCGAGGCGGCGCGGGAGCGCGCGGAGCGGGTGCGCAGAAGGCTGGAGGAGGCTGAGCACCACAAGGAAGACTTG GAGCAGCACAGCAGGCAGCTGCAGGAGCAGTGGGAGGAGCTGTCGAGTCAG CTCTTCTACTACGGAGGGGAGCCGCAGAGCCAGAAGAGCACGGAGCAGCAACTCGCAGCCCAATTGGTGACGCTGCAG AATGAACTGGAGCTGGCGGAGACCAAATGCGCCTTGCAGGAGGAGAAGCTGCAGCAG GGCGCGCTGCAGACAGCGGAGGCCTGGGCCATATTCCAGGAGCAGACCGTAGTCCTGCAGGTGCGGCCCCACTCAGACGCCAAGGTGCCTCTCGCCTCTCCTTCCCCAGACCTGGGGCG GTGTGACGGGCAGCTTCGCGGAGTGCAGTACAGCACCCAGTCGCTCATGGAGGAGATGGCCAGGGCGGACCGAGTGAGCGCCTGCGCGGGTCCGGGCGGGGTGGGCTGGAGCGGGACACGTCTCCCCATCCCCCCCGCGGTAccgcctctccctcctcctggaaACCGGGCCGGCGCCGCGGGTGCGGAGGTAGCTGGATGCAGCCCTCTCTCCCCGCAGGAGATGCGGCTGTTCGGCGGCCCTGGCGCGCTGGCCATCAG CAGGCGGTGCGTGCTGGGCTCGCTGCAGGTGCTGCTGACGCTGCCGCTCCTCTTCCTGGGGCTGTCGCTACTCTGGACGGTGCTGTTGGACCCCGGCGCCGTCTCCGCGTGGCTCTGGAGCCTCACCTCGGAGACGACGCTGCGCCGCCTGCGCTACACGCTGTCCCCGCTGCTGGAGCTGCGCGCTAACGGGCTGCTGCCAACTTAA
- the TMEM191C gene encoding transmembrane protein 191C isoform X13 — MSLRLVLPGDCGILSDPVHLVAPISVSLCSLLRRQSQAAQPLQEEAREAARERAERVRRRLEEAEHHKEDLEQHSRQLQEQWEELSSQLFYYGGEPQSQKSTEQQLAAQLVTLQNELELAETKCALQEEKLQQGALQTAEAWAIFQEQTVVLQVRPHSDAKVPLASPSPDLGRCDGQLRGVQYSTQSLMEEMARADRVSACAGPGGVGWSGTRLPIPPAVPPLPPPGNRAGAAGAEVAGCSPLSPQEMRLFGGPGALAISRRCVLGSLQVLLTLPLLFLGLSLLWTVLLDPGAVSAWLWSLTSETTLRRLRYTLSPLLELRANGLLPT; from the exons ATGAGCCTGCGGCTGGTCCTTCCTGGCGACTGCGGGATCCTGAGCGACCCAGTCCACCTTGTAGCGCCAATCTCAGTTTCTCTCTGCAGCCTGCTGCGGAGGCAAAGCCAGGCAGCGCAGCCTCTGCAAGAGGAGGCGCGCGAGGCGGCGCGGGAGCGCGCGGAGCGGGTGCGCAGAAGGCTGGAGGAGGCTGAGCACCACAAGGAAGACTTG GAGCAGCACAGCAGGCAGCTGCAGGAGCAGTGGGAGGAGCTGTCGAGTCAG CTCTTCTACTACGGAGGGGAGCCGCAGAGCCAGAAGAGCACGGAGCAGCAACTCGCAGCCCAATTGGTGACGCTGCAG AATGAACTGGAGCTGGCGGAGACCAAATGCGCCTTGCAGGAGGAGAAGCTGCAGCAG GGCGCGCTGCAGACAGCGGAGGCCTGGGCCATATTCCAGGAGCAGACCGTAGTCCTGCAGGTGCGGCCCCACTCAGACGCCAAGGTGCCTCTCGCCTCTCCTTCCCCAGACCTGGGGCG GTGTGACGGGCAGCTTCGCGGAGTGCAGTACAGCACCCAGTCGCTCATGGAGGAGATGGCCAGGGCGGACCGAGTGAGCGCCTGCGCGGGTCCGGGCGGGGTGGGCTGGAGCGGGACACGTCTCCCCATCCCCCCCGCGGTAccgcctctccctcctcctggaaACCGGGCCGGCGCCGCGGGTGCGGAGGTAGCTGGATGCAGCCCTCTCTCCCCGCAGGAGATGCGGCTGTTCGGCGGCCCTGGCGCGCTGGCCATCAG CAGGCGGTGCGTGCTGGGCTCGCTGCAGGTGCTGCTGACGCTGCCGCTCCTCTTCCTGGGGCTGTCGCTACTCTGGACGGTGCTGTTGGACCCCGGCGCCGTCTCCGCGTGGCTCTGGAGCCTCACCTCGGAGACGACGCTGCGCCGCCTGCGCTACACGCTGTCCCCGCTGCTGGAGCTGCGCGCTAACGGGCTGCTGCCAACTTAA
- the TMEM191C gene encoding transmembrane protein 191C isoform X5, which translates to MAATQELLLQLQKDNRDGRQRKQELEKLMRGLEAESESLNRRLQDLSERERSLLRRQSQAAQPLQEEAREAARERAERVRRRLEEAEHHKEDLEQHSRQLQEQWEELSSQLFYYGGEPQSQKSTEQQLAAQLVTLQNELELAETKCALQEEKLQQGALQTAEAWAIFQEQTVVLQVRPHSDAKVPLASPSPDLGRCDGQLRGVQYSTQSLMEEMARADRVSACAGPGGVGWSGTRLPIPPAVPPLPPPGNRAGAAGAEVAGCSPLSPQEMRLFGGPGALAISRRCVLGSLQVLLTLPLLFLGLSLLWTVLLDPGAVSAWLWSLTSETTLRRLRYTLSPLLELRANGLLPT; encoded by the exons ATGGCCGCGACGCAGGAGCTGCTGCTGCAGTTGCAGAAGGATAACCGAGATGGTCGCCAGCGGAAGCAGGAGCTAGAGAAGCTGATGCGCGGGCTTGAGGCCGAGAGCGAGAGTCTCAACCGGCGCCTGCAGGACCTGAGCGAGCGGGAGCGAAG CCTGCTGCGGAGGCAAAGCCAGGCAGCGCAGCCTCTGCAAGAGGAGGCGCGCGAGGCGGCGCGGGAGCGCGCGGAGCGGGTGCGCAGAAGGCTGGAGGAGGCTGAGCACCACAAGGAAGACTTG GAGCAGCACAGCAGGCAGCTGCAGGAGCAGTGGGAGGAGCTGTCGAGTCAG CTCTTCTACTACGGAGGGGAGCCGCAGAGCCAGAAGAGCACGGAGCAGCAACTCGCAGCCCAATTGGTGACGCTGCAG AATGAACTGGAGCTGGCGGAGACCAAATGCGCCTTGCAGGAGGAGAAGCTGCAGCAG GGCGCGCTGCAGACAGCGGAGGCCTGGGCCATATTCCAGGAGCAGACCGTAGTCCTGCAGGTGCGGCCCCACTCAGACGCCAAGGTGCCTCTCGCCTCTCCTTCCCCAGACCTGGGGCG GTGTGACGGGCAGCTTCGCGGAGTGCAGTACAGCACCCAGTCGCTCATGGAGGAGATGGCCAGGGCGGACCGAGTGAGCGCCTGCGCGGGTCCGGGCGGGGTGGGCTGGAGCGGGACACGTCTCCCCATCCCCCCCGCGGTAccgcctctccctcctcctggaaACCGGGCCGGCGCCGCGGGTGCGGAGGTAGCTGGATGCAGCCCTCTCTCCCCGCAGGAGATGCGGCTGTTCGGCGGCCCTGGCGCGCTGGCCATCAG CAGGCGGTGCGTGCTGGGCTCGCTGCAGGTGCTGCTGACGCTGCCGCTCCTCTTCCTGGGGCTGTCGCTACTCTGGACGGTGCTGTTGGACCCCGGCGCCGTCTCCGCGTGGCTCTGGAGCCTCACCTCGGAGACGACGCTGCGCCGCCTGCGCTACACGCTGTCCCCGCTGCTGGAGCTGCGCGCTAACGGGCTGCTGCCAACTTAA